In Thermodesulfobacteriota bacterium, a genomic segment contains:
- a CDS encoding RHS repeat-associated core domain-containing protein, translating into MTKGYTPDGYEFTASYDAENRLASIEYTDSQSTVHKAEYIYSGYGFLTRIKKYENSTPTGDIRLIRSGYLAIQGRDANNQVVREYTWGKNMGGGIGGLLSMTQSGSLYNYLYDGRGNVSALLNDSQQVAASYRYDAFGNLMAKTGTLDQPFMFSTKRYDAGTGLPYYGYRFYNPAIGKWLTRDPLGEAGGINLYGFVLNDPVNFIDPYGLEVAPEPGNAFFTPNTVLHYSHAEVGWTILFADYSKKVTSPEMDIAVSETLAGAGIQFVFLSTEEEWGECPVGDASIVFGLGRYLGISHQPKTGKTSINVGIGFGPPVNVTYPIDTVDVTK; encoded by the coding sequence ATGACCAAAGGTTATACACCGGATGGATATGAATTCACCGCCAGCTATGACGCAGAAAACCGCTTGGCTTCTATTGAATATACCGACAGCCAAAGCACGGTTCATAAAGCCGAATATATTTACAGCGGTTACGGTTTTCTGACCCGGATCAAAAAGTACGAAAACAGTACTCCAACCGGAGATATCCGCCTGATCCGTTCAGGGTATCTGGCGATCCAGGGACGGGATGCAAACAACCAGGTGGTCAGGGAGTATACCTGGGGTAAGAATATGGGCGGCGGCATTGGCGGCTTGCTAAGTATGACGCAATCTGGTAGTCTATACAACTATCTGTATGACGGCAGAGGAAACGTCAGCGCTCTTTTAAATGACAGCCAGCAGGTGGCAGCATCCTATCGGTATGATGCCTTCGGCAATCTCATGGCCAAAACCGGAACCCTGGATCAGCCCTTTATGTTTTCTACCAAGCGGTATGATGCGGGAACGGGCTTGCCCTATTACGGCTATCGTTTCTATAATCCTGCCATCGGAAAGTGGCTGACACGTGATCCGCTGGGTGAAGCAGGCGGGATCAATCTGTATGGTTTCGTCCTAAATGATCCGGTTAATTTTATAGACCCATACGGGTTGGAAGTAGCGCCAGAACCAGGAAATGCATTTTTCACACCCAATACAGTCCTGCACTACAGTCATGCAGAGGTGGGTTGGACCATACTATTTGCTGATTATTCTAAAAAAGTAACTAGCCCAGAAATGGATATCGCTGTATCAGAGACATTGGCCGGTGCGGGTATACAATTCGTTTTTCTATCTACCGAGGAAGAATGGGGTGAATGCCCAGTTGGTGATGCTTCAATCGTTTTTGGTCTCGGTCGATATTTGGGTATTAGCCACCAACCAAAAACTGGAAAAACGAGTATTAATGTTGGTATTGGCTTTGGTCCACCAGTTAATGTGACCTATCCAATTGATACTGTCGATGTAACAAAATGA